One genomic region from Athalia rosae chromosome 3, iyAthRosa1.1, whole genome shotgun sequence encodes:
- the LOC105691967 gene encoding mRNA export factor Gle1: MPHFTSPRDAKTHNMNDITSDFACLKVSALCKASRVSKDVRRVTIGPDSIWVPDQAARNENIENEPDNKIVKEIKSDPHLSSPKPSTRNGITFSIKKILLENELQRREEVRLAMQRRLQSMEESERALQKQMALLRDSMIAERERQERLEEDELVRLEAEEEHLAQQTENRRKHEQRLHTQRILERKEKLEREAEEQRKKNKERRALVEKMIPLQASFRAAYQDISSVSKSCKDRNVAGPAFAPYSAKLKELSKCMEGLVEHAKTGDLTEENIGTAEVLVKHSEDILNAFRHQIEQINTAYDTEIARREEEIRRVEAQKQVAQERVVEATVTEAKVAEERLAETAQSQPPSSTGEEPQKLPPDDLLEFVDKESLNLYLNSQQLLENYKNMIQSLIQSDSTKKFRFECQKAINIPVNAISGVSREHLFDKYDKLSRLLGGKPPTNANQHPQGIAFCKYTLAKKFVSQGETLVSSKPETAFSVAAVAIALWNDYPDFGELLLAYFQNACPYLVPIFLPQQQSQSNDDYYKSLGYKYSEDGTVERQDKFLKRMSGLMRLYAAMTITSQSGHASKPHPHGLQNAWRWLAAILNIEPRPDVCATLILDMLEVAGSALWKTYPNQFPKMLTLLAGQYFPRMQTIGGTCGGPMARLEQFLKNSLTAGSISPPEGKLPPSFLIP, encoded by the exons ATGCCGCATTTTACAAGTCCTAGGGATGCTAAAACg CACAACATGAACGATATCACGTCAGACTTTGCATGCCTGAAAGTATCAGCTTTGTGCAAAGCGTCTCGAGTATCTAAGGATGTCAGGCGTGTCACCATCGGCCCAGACTCAATTTGGGTACCAGATCAGGCTGCTCGAAATGAAAACATCGAGAATGAACCTGACAATAAAATAGTCAAAGAAATCAAGTCTGATCCACATTTATCTAGTCCAAAACCTTCCACTAGGAATGGAATAACATTTTCTATCAAGAAAATCCTCCTGGAGAATGAGCTACAACGGAGGGAAGAAGTCAGG CTAGCAATGCAGCGTCGCCTACAGAGTATGGAGGAATCTGAAAGAGCCCTCCAAAAGCAAATGGCCTTACTTCGTGACTCGATGATAGCTGAGAGAGAACGTCAAGAGAGATTAGAAGAGGATGAACTTGTAAGACTCGAGGCTGAAGAAGAACACCTAGCTCAACAGACAgagaatcgaagaaaacaTGAGCAGCGTTTACATACTCAGAGAATTTTAGaacgtaaagaaaaattagaacgaGAAGCTGaggaacagagaaaaaaaaataaagagagaagagcATTGGTGGAGAAAATGATACCACTACAGGCAAGCTTTCGAGCAGCTTATCAGGACATCAGTTCAGTTTCGAAATCTTGCAAAGACAGAAATGTAGCTGGACCAGCATTTGCTCCTTATAGTGCTAAATTAAAGGAGCTTAGCAAATGCATGGAGGGACTTGTTGAGCATGCCAAG ACTGGTGATTTAACCGAAGAAAATATCGGTACTGCTGAAGTTCTTGTCAAACACAGCGAAGACATCCTGAACGCCTTCAGACATCAAATAG aacAAATAAACACTGCTTACGATACAGAGATAGCTCGTAGGGAAGAAGAAATCAGACGCGTCGAGGCACAAAAACAAGTTGCCCAGGAAAGAGTTGTGGAGGCAACGGTTACAGAAGCAAAGGTTGCAGAGGAGAGACTTGCGGAGACTGCTCAATCACAACCTCCCTCTTCTACTGGAGAGGAACCGCAAAAGCTACCACCTG atgATCTTCTTGAGTTTGTGGATAAAGAATCATTGAATTTGTATCTTAATAGTCAGCAGCTTCTGGAGAATTATAAAAACATGATACAATCTTTAATTCAGTCAGATTCGACCAAAAAGTTTCGTTTCGAGTGTCAAAAAGCTATTAATATACCAGTGAATGCAATATCCGGCGTGAGTAGGGAACACTTGTTCGATAAATATGACAAATTGTCTCGTCTGCTTGGTGGGAAACCTCCGACTAATGCGAATCAGCATCCACAAGGCATAGCATTCTGCAAATATACTTTAGCGAAAAAATTTGTG AGCCAAGGTGAAACGCTGGTTTCTAGTAAGCCGGAAACGGCATTTTCCGTGGCTGCGGTAGCCATTGCTCTCTGGAATGATTACCCTGATTTTGGTGAACTACTTTTGGCCTATTTTCAAAATGCTTGTCCATACTTAGTGCCGATATTCCTTCCCCAGCAACAGAGCCAATCAAACGATGATTATTACAAATCCTTGGGTTATAAATACTCAGAAGACGGCACTGTCGAACGGCAGGATAAATTCTTGAAAAGAATGTCTGGCCTGATGAGATTGTACGCTGCTATGACTATTACTAGTCAGTCTGGCCATGCTTCTAAACCTCACCCACATGGCTTACAAAATGCCTGGAGATGGTTGGCTGCTATCTTAAACATCG AACCACGACCGGACGTGTGCGCAACGCTGATACTTGATATGTTGGAGGTAGCTGGAAGTGCTCTGTGGAAAACTTACCCAAATCAGTTCCCAAAGATGTTGACTTTGCTCGCTGGTCAATATTTTCCTAGGATGCAGACCATCGGTGGTACATGCGGTGGCCCCATGGCACGGCTAGAAcagtttctgaaaaattctttgactGCGGGTTCCATCTCGCCCCCGGAGGGCAAATTACCCCCGTCGTTTTTGATCCCATGA